The following are from one region of the Rhizobacter sp. AJA081-3 genome:
- the arsJ gene encoding organoarsenical effux MFS transporter ArsJ, with translation MNTGTRNYAIVTAGYWGFTLSDGALRMLVLLHFYRLGYSPFTLAFLFLLYEAMGVVANLIGGWLATRYGIKRMLTVGLFTEITGFLLMSALSPAWSVALSVAWVVGAQGICGVAKDLTKTASKSAIKATAGDASGQLFKWVAFFTGSKNAMKGVGFFLGGVLLQAVGFQAALWIMAAGLAIVFVGVVSFVPPLMGKSKASKSAKELFAKNRGINLLAAARVALFGARDVWFVVGVPVFLYASGWTFTMVSGFVALWTIGYGVVQAAAPAIVRRSDDGLSAEVPAARLWSALLAVVPIGLAVLVAMKVPNLEWVVVAGLGLFGFAFAVNSSVHSYLVLAYAGSEKAAEDVGFYYAANALGRFFGTLLSGLLYQWGGLLYSLIGSAAMLVACWLVTLALPTRAQASVQPAT, from the coding sequence ATGAACACAGGCACGCGCAACTACGCGATCGTCACGGCGGGCTACTGGGGCTTCACGCTCAGCGACGGCGCGCTGCGCATGCTGGTGCTGCTGCACTTCTACCGGCTGGGCTATTCGCCGTTCACGCTGGCCTTCCTGTTCCTGCTCTACGAAGCGATGGGCGTGGTGGCCAACCTGATCGGCGGGTGGCTGGCCACGCGCTACGGCATCAAGCGCATGCTGACCGTCGGGCTGTTCACCGAGATCACCGGCTTCCTGCTGATGTCGGCACTCTCGCCGGCGTGGTCGGTGGCCTTGTCGGTCGCCTGGGTCGTCGGTGCGCAAGGCATCTGCGGCGTGGCCAAGGACCTGACCAAGACCGCCAGCAAGTCGGCCATCAAGGCCACCGCGGGCGACGCGTCGGGCCAGCTGTTCAAGTGGGTGGCCTTCTTCACCGGCAGCAAGAACGCGATGAAGGGCGTGGGCTTCTTCCTCGGCGGCGTGCTGCTGCAGGCGGTCGGCTTTCAGGCGGCGCTGTGGATCATGGCGGCCGGACTGGCGATCGTCTTCGTCGGCGTCGTCAGTTTCGTGCCGCCGCTGATGGGCAAGAGCAAGGCGTCGAAGTCGGCCAAGGAACTGTTCGCCAAGAACCGCGGCATCAACCTGCTGGCAGCTGCGCGTGTGGCGCTGTTCGGCGCCCGCGACGTGTGGTTCGTGGTCGGCGTGCCGGTGTTCCTGTACGCCTCGGGCTGGACCTTCACGATGGTCAGCGGCTTCGTCGCGCTGTGGACCATCGGTTACGGCGTGGTGCAGGCAGCCGCACCGGCGATCGTGCGGCGCAGCGACGATGGCCTGAGCGCCGAAGTGCCCGCAGCGCGCCTGTGGTCGGCGCTGCTGGCCGTCGTGCCCATCGGCCTGGCCGTGCTCGTGGCGATGAAGGTGCCGAACCTCGAATGGGTGGTCGTCGCCGGGCTCGGCCTGTTCGGCTTCGCCTTCGCGGTCAACTCGTCGGTGCACTCGTACCTGGTGCTGGCTTATGCCGGCTCGGAGAAGGCCGCCGAGGACGTGGGCTTCTACTACGCCGCCAACGCACTGGGTCGATTCTTCGGCACCCTGCTCTCCGGCCTGCTGTACCAGTGGGGCGGCC